One window from the genome of Bradyrhizobium xenonodulans encodes:
- a CDS encoding PilZ domain-containing protein, which produces MALANKKFLPAAEERRRFQRVKVHLLGRYMLPDRREFPCQVINMSPGGLALLAPGIGNVGDRVVAYLDHIGRVEGKITRIIDNGFAMTVGATPRKRDKLAAQLTWLANRDILNLPEDRRHDRIVPRNPIAVLTLEDGTKMTCRIIDLSLSGAAIAAENRPPLKSTVLLGRVQGRVVRNLEDGFALEFVHAQPIETLEESVTAR; this is translated from the coding sequence ATGGCGTTGGCGAACAAAAAATTTCTTCCGGCCGCCGAGGAACGTCGGCGTTTCCAGCGGGTGAAGGTTCACCTGCTCGGCCGCTACATGCTGCCGGACCGCCGTGAATTCCCCTGCCAGGTGATCAACATGTCGCCGGGGGGCCTCGCGCTGCTGGCGCCCGGCATCGGCAATGTCGGCGACCGCGTCGTCGCCTATCTCGACCATATCGGCCGCGTCGAGGGCAAGATCACCCGCATCATCGACAATGGCTTCGCCATGACGGTCGGTGCGACGCCGCGCAAGCGCGACAAGCTCGCCGCGCAGCTGACCTGGCTCGCCAACCGCGACATCCTCAACCTGCCGGAGGATCGCCGCCACGACCGTATCGTGCCGCGCAATCCGATCGCGGTGCTGACCCTCGAGGACGGCACCAAGATGACCTGCCGCATCATCGACCTCTCGCTGTCGGGCGCGGCGATCGCCGCCGAGAACCGCCCCCCGCTGAAATCGACGGTTCTGCTCGGCCGGGTCCAGGGCCGCGTGGTCCGAAACCTCGAAGACGGCTTCGCGCTGGAGTTCGTCCACGCACAGCCGATCGAGACACTCGAAGAGAGCGTTACCGCGCGGTAA
- a CDS encoding MFS transporter, with amino-acid sequence MKSVPYRLQFIAYVLAMMADNIEHVISYWVVFQKFHSPTLGGFAVLSHWLPFLLFSVAVGGLADRFDPRRIIQCGMLLFIIASAGWGFFFITDTIEMWHAMLLLVIHGCAGVLWQTPNQLLLYDLVGPADLPSAVRLNAMARYLGILVGPAVGGVIMLTLGTSHGIIFNTLFYLPMLLWLFWAPVRDSSVAVRRFAVRGIADIMLTIRAIGTQPVLTAMTWLAGLTSFMIGNAYHAQMPGFAGDLGHGDPGVSYSVLLAADAAGALLAGIALESWGRLKGTPRTAITLAMLWSVALLGFAVVRIYPVAIVLLFFAGFFELSFNTMAQALVQLNAPSDIRGRVVGLYNMAGLGMRAFSGITVGLSGAAIGIHWSLGLTAAVLLALLCLLYQRATRKKAG; translated from the coding sequence ATGAAGTCCGTGCCGTACCGGCTCCAGTTCATCGCCTATGTGCTGGCGATGATGGCCGATAATATCGAGCATGTGATCAGCTATTGGGTGGTGTTCCAGAAATTCCACTCGCCGACGCTGGGGGGCTTTGCCGTGCTGTCGCACTGGCTGCCGTTCCTGCTGTTCTCGGTCGCGGTCGGCGGGCTCGCCGACCGATTCGATCCGCGCCGCATCATCCAGTGCGGCATGCTGCTGTTCATTATCGCCTCGGCGGGATGGGGTTTCTTCTTCATCACCGACACCATCGAGATGTGGCACGCGATGCTGCTGCTGGTGATCCACGGCTGCGCGGGCGTGCTGTGGCAGACGCCGAACCAGCTGCTGCTCTACGACCTCGTCGGCCCGGCCGATCTTCCGAGCGCGGTACGGCTGAACGCGATGGCGCGCTATCTCGGCATTCTGGTCGGGCCCGCCGTCGGCGGCGTGATCATGCTGACGCTCGGCACCTCGCACGGCATCATCTTCAACACGCTGTTCTACCTGCCGATGCTGCTGTGGCTGTTCTGGGCGCCGGTGCGCGACAGCAGCGTGGCGGTGCGACGCTTCGCGGTGCGCGGGATCGCCGACATCATGTTGACGATACGCGCCATCGGCACCCAGCCGGTGCTGACGGCGATGACATGGCTCGCCGGCCTCACCTCCTTCATGATCGGCAACGCCTATCATGCGCAGATGCCGGGCTTTGCCGGCGATCTCGGCCATGGCGATCCCGGCGTCTCCTACAGCGTGCTGCTGGCGGCCGACGCAGCCGGTGCGCTACTCGCCGGCATCGCGCTGGAATCCTGGGGACGGCTCAAGGGCACGCCGCGCACCGCGATCACGCTGGCGATGCTCTGGAGCGTGGCGCTGCTCGGCTTCGCCGTGGTGCGGATCTATCCGGTCGCGATCGTGCTGCTGTTCTTTGCGGGCTTCTTCGAGCTGTCGTTCAACACCATGGCGCAGGCACTGGTGCAGTTGAATGCACCGTCCGACATCCGCGGCCGCGTCGTCGGGCTCTACAACATGGCGGGGCTCGGCATGCGCGCCTTCAGCGGCATCACCGTCGGGCTATCAGGCGCGGCAATCGGCATTCACTGGTCGCTCGGCCTGACGGCCGCGGTTCTGCTGGCGCTGCTGTGTCTTCTGTATCAGCGCGCGACGAGGAAGAAGGCCGGTTGA
- a CDS encoding CYTH and CHAD domain-containing protein encodes MLKSDTTPARKTPSAPDGNPVPNDNKRTQALAGFLRQREPAAPDAEPAIAEGAVIDPMPSQEATAVPEPAQSNAAAPSTGEIELKLLVDADRMAHFNAAPVVAANARNKGVRKHLKSVYYDTSGRLLRRNGLNLRVRQSGARFVQTVKTDATDDPLRRGEWEASVPSLAPDLALAMPFIPEKLRSHLETQPLEAVFTADVHRHARMIDLPSGTVEIAFDQGELTAGGRSLRVSEIELELKSGSASTIYEVALRLAEHGAVKPSIRTKSARGFDLAADQPPAARRPRKLRLDASIALDEAFATILRSCFLHLLQSLPAAEDGRNPEGVHQLRVSLRRLRSALDLMASVGALNNLDALRSEAKWLAQDLSAARDWDVFQLETLPTIAKACPSVAGFDALGRAVAGRQSDAYRKAHGALADRRCAMFLIGLGGWIETRGWRNDVAAEDLGQLAEPAVNFAQRILSAQYAKVLKRGRRFKSLSADELHRVRLATKRLRYLSEFLLPLFADRKSARKFSRRLAGLQEELGAFNDMAVTASLLDGLGAEPDSAIAAAAIAGWQARASVGVQPALQGTWRDFTAARVPWSSQN; translated from the coding sequence ATGCTAAAGTCAGATACAACACCGGCCCGCAAAACTCCGAGCGCGCCGGATGGCAATCCTGTTCCGAACGACAATAAGAGAACGCAAGCTCTCGCCGGCTTCCTCAGGCAGCGTGAGCCCGCTGCGCCGGACGCGGAACCTGCGATTGCCGAGGGCGCCGTGATCGATCCGATGCCATCGCAAGAGGCGACAGCCGTACCGGAACCAGCTCAGTCGAACGCTGCCGCACCTTCCACCGGCGAGATCGAGCTCAAGCTGCTGGTCGATGCCGATCGGATGGCGCATTTCAACGCCGCGCCTGTCGTCGCGGCCAATGCGCGCAACAAGGGCGTGCGAAAACATCTCAAGTCAGTCTATTACGACACATCCGGACGCCTGCTTCGGCGCAACGGCCTGAACCTGCGCGTGCGCCAGAGCGGCGCGCGCTTCGTGCAGACGGTGAAGACGGATGCCACGGACGATCCGCTGCGCCGCGGCGAGTGGGAGGCGAGCGTGCCGTCGCTTGCGCCCGATCTCGCTTTGGCGATGCCCTTCATTCCTGAGAAGCTTCGCAGCCATCTCGAAACGCAGCCGCTCGAAGCCGTCTTCACCGCCGACGTCCACCGCCACGCGCGGATGATCGATCTGCCGTCCGGCACGGTCGAGATCGCCTTCGACCAGGGCGAGCTGACCGCCGGCGGTCGGTCGTTACGGGTGAGCGAGATCGAGCTCGAGCTGAAGAGCGGCAGCGCGAGCACGATCTACGAGGTTGCCTTGCGGCTTGCGGAGCACGGGGCGGTGAAGCCGTCGATCCGCACCAAGTCGGCGCGCGGCTTCGACCTCGCGGCCGACCAGCCGCCGGCGGCGCGACGCCCGCGAAAACTTCGCCTCGATGCGTCGATCGCGCTGGATGAGGCCTTCGCGACGATCCTGCGCTCCTGCTTCCTGCATCTGCTGCAGTCGCTGCCGGCAGCGGAAGACGGACGCAATCCGGAAGGCGTGCATCAGCTGCGCGTTTCGCTGCGCCGGCTGCGATCGGCGCTCGACCTGATGGCATCGGTCGGCGCGCTCAATAATCTCGATGCGCTGCGGTCGGAGGCCAAATGGCTGGCGCAAGATTTGTCCGCCGCGCGCGACTGGGACGTGTTCCAGCTCGAGACCTTGCCGACGATCGCAAAGGCCTGTCCGTCGGTCGCCGGCTTCGACGCGCTGGGCCGCGCCGTGGCCGGGCGCCAGTCGGACGCCTACCGCAAGGCGCATGGTGCGCTCGCCGATCGCCGCTGCGCAATGTTCCTGATCGGTCTCGGCGGTTGGATCGAGACGCGCGGCTGGCGCAACGACGTCGCGGCCGAAGATCTCGGCCAGCTCGCCGAGCCTGCCGTCAATTTCGCGCAGCGAATCCTGTCGGCGCAATACGCCAAGGTGCTCAAGCGCGGCCGGCGCTTCAAGTCGCTTTCCGCGGATGAGCTGCACCGGGTGCGGCTCGCGACCAAGCGGCTGCGCTATCTCAGCGAATTCCTGCTGCCGCTGTTCGCGGACCGCAAATCCGCGCGAAAATTCTCGCGCCGGCTCGCCGGCTTGCAGGAGGAGCTCGGCGCCTTCAACGACATGGCGGTCACGGCATCGCTGCTCGACGGGCTCGGCGCCGAACCCGACAGCGCGATTGCGGCTGCGGCAATCGCCGGCTGGCAGGCGCGCGCATCGGTCGGCGTACAGCCGGCCTTGCAAGGCACGTGGCGCGATTTCACCGCCGCGCGCGTGCCGTGGTCGTCACAGAACTGA
- a CDS encoding alpha/beta fold hydrolase — protein sequence MTSWIRGTCTANDIDIHYLRTGGNKPALIALHGLTGSGVCWTPLARALEDRYDVIMPDARGHGASSAPARGYLYQDLANDVTGLIQALGLASPVLLGHSMGGMTAAAVASEAGTAIRGVILADPTFLSLERQREVYASDVAEQHRRIFGRDRDEVLAEARQRHRHRSLELIELIIDARLGTEMRAFEVLTPPNPDYRELVSAISVPNLLVIGDSGVVAVETAHQLQALNPRLRYEVIANAGHGLPYDRPDEFAAVVRSFLETVDAPHIQLS from the coding sequence ATGACAAGCTGGATTCGTGGCACCTGTACGGCAAATGATATCGACATCCATTATCTCCGGACTGGCGGCAACAAGCCCGCGCTGATCGCGCTGCATGGGCTGACTGGAAGCGGCGTCTGCTGGACGCCGCTGGCGCGCGCTCTCGAAGATCGCTACGACGTCATCATGCCTGACGCGCGAGGACACGGCGCGTCGAGCGCGCCGGCTCGCGGGTATCTGTACCAAGATCTCGCGAACGACGTCACCGGTCTCATCCAAGCGCTTGGACTTGCCTCTCCGGTCCTGCTCGGTCATTCCATGGGCGGCATGACGGCGGCCGCCGTTGCGAGCGAGGCGGGTACGGCCATTCGCGGCGTTATCCTGGCCGATCCGACGTTTCTAAGCCTCGAGCGCCAGCGCGAAGTTTACGCGAGCGACGTCGCCGAGCAGCATCGCCGGATTTTCGGTCGAGACAGAGATGAGGTGCTGGCCGAGGCGCGGCAGCGGCATCGGCATCGTTCGCTCGAGCTGATCGAGCTGATCATCGATGCGAGGCTGGGGACCGAAATGCGTGCCTTCGAAGTTCTCACGCCACCGAATCCGGACTATCGCGAGCTGGTTAGCGCCATCTCTGTCCCAAACCTGCTTGTCATTGGAGACAGTGGCGTCGTCGCTGTCGAGACCGCGCATCAGCTGCAGGCGCTCAATCCACGCCTTCGCTATGAGGTGATCGCGAACGCAGGCCATGGGCTGCCCTATGACAGGCCGGATGAGTTTGCGGCGGTGGTCAGGTCATTTCTGGAGACGGTGGATGCCCCACACATCCAATTGTCTTGA
- a CDS encoding transglutaminase-like cysteine peptidase, whose translation MFDFRGQGKGLALAAMLFGISTAAQAGEGRLLYASLGDTTRAPIGWVEFCADNAAQCQGAPTQARDIVMSQAAWRDLVKVNRWVNETVKPLTDQEHWGVIEKWSLPTDGYGDCEDYVLLKRKMLIDAGWPREALLITVVRDKKGEGHAVLTVKTDKGEFVLDNQNENVVAWTETGYRFVKRQSQSDPNVWVSLGDTKPAVSTASARD comes from the coding sequence ATGTTTGATTTCAGGGGACAGGGGAAGGGACTGGCGCTGGCCGCCATGCTCTTCGGGATCAGCACGGCAGCGCAGGCCGGCGAAGGCCGCCTGCTCTACGCGAGCCTCGGCGACACCACGCGTGCGCCGATCGGCTGGGTCGAGTTCTGTGCGGACAATGCCGCTCAGTGCCAGGGCGCACCGACGCAAGCGCGCGACATCGTGATGTCGCAGGCTGCATGGCGCGACCTCGTCAAGGTCAATCGCTGGGTCAACGAGACCGTCAAGCCTTTGACCGACCAGGAGCACTGGGGCGTGATCGAGAAGTGGTCGCTGCCGACCGACGGCTACGGCGACTGTGAAGACTACGTGCTGCTGAAGCGCAAGATGCTGATCGACGCCGGATGGCCGCGCGAGGCCCTGCTCATCACCGTCGTGCGCGACAAGAAGGGCGAAGGACACGCGGTGCTGACGGTGAAGACCGACAAGGGCGAATTCGTTCTCGACAATCAGAACGAGAACGTCGTTGCCTGGACGGAGACCGGCTACCGCTTCGTCAAGCGCCAGTCGCAGAGCGATCCCAATGTCTGGGTCTCGCTCGGCGATACCAAGCCGGCGGTCTCGACCGCCAGCGCAAGAGATTAG
- a CDS encoding MFS transporter, giving the protein MRNRWAILAILFFVRLTIAFQFQSVAAVAPLLETTFGVGLADIGILIGLYFTPGVVLALPGGAIGRTLGDRPTTIAALLLMTAGSLVMAATDVWGWQLAGRLASGAGGVLLTVQLTKMCTDWFTGKEIATAMAIFVNSWPAGVGISLLVLPSIGITYGAGTVFLAAAALTAIGIVLIMLYQPPPGATASATGSARLDPLALLALIVAGAIWGLYNIGFAMVFSFGPSLLAERGWSIAAAGSAISVVMWLSVISVPAGGYLADRFKRPFILAVAASLVVAALLAWLTRSDAVITILVLIGLIGGHPAGPIMSLAARVLAPETRAIGMGVFYTIFYAAMMLGPAVAGRLAKSAGTAAAALDLGALTVLACPPLMWLFERIVSVRHRRTQS; this is encoded by the coding sequence TTGCGCAATCGCTGGGCCATTCTTGCAATCCTGTTTTTCGTTCGCCTCACCATCGCATTCCAGTTCCAGAGCGTGGCCGCAGTCGCGCCGCTGCTGGAGACGACATTTGGCGTCGGGCTCGCCGATATCGGCATCCTGATCGGGCTCTATTTCACGCCGGGCGTGGTGCTGGCACTGCCGGGCGGCGCGATCGGCCGCACGCTCGGCGACAGGCCCACGACGATCGCCGCGCTGCTGCTGATGACGGCCGGCAGCCTCGTCATGGCCGCCACCGACGTCTGGGGTTGGCAGCTGGCGGGCCGGCTGGCCTCAGGCGCGGGCGGCGTGCTGCTGACGGTGCAGCTGACCAAAATGTGCACCGACTGGTTTACAGGCAAGGAGATCGCGACGGCCATGGCGATCTTCGTCAACTCCTGGCCCGCCGGCGTTGGGATCTCGCTGCTGGTGCTGCCATCGATCGGCATCACATACGGCGCGGGCACCGTGTTCCTCGCCGCCGCCGCGCTGACCGCGATCGGCATCGTGCTGATCATGCTCTACCAGCCGCCGCCGGGAGCCACAGCCAGTGCGACCGGCTCGGCGCGGCTCGATCCGCTTGCCCTGCTGGCGCTGATCGTCGCGGGGGCGATCTGGGGCCTCTATAATATCGGCTTCGCCATGGTCTTCTCGTTTGGCCCTTCCCTGCTCGCCGAGCGCGGCTGGAGCATTGCCGCTGCGGGCTCGGCGATCAGCGTCGTGATGTGGCTGTCGGTGATCTCGGTCCCGGCGGGCGGGTATCTGGCCGATCGCTTCAAGCGGCCCTTTATATTGGCGGTCGCGGCCAGCCTGGTGGTGGCCGCCCTGCTGGCCTGGCTGACCCGGTCCGATGCCGTGATCACGATCCTGGTGCTGATCGGGCTGATCGGCGGCCATCCGGCCGGGCCGATCATGAGCCTCGCCGCCCGCGTGCTCGCGCCGGAGACACGAGCGATCGGGATGGGCGTGTTCTACACGATATTCTATGCCGCGATGATGCTGGGGCCGGCGGTGGCCGGCCGGCTCGCCAAATCGGCCGGGACCGCCGCCGCCGCACTCGATCTCGGCGCGCTGACGGTGCTGGCCTGCCCGCCCCTGATGTGGCTTTTCGAACGCATTGTTTCTGTTCGTCACCGCCGCACCCAATCCTAA